The nucleotide sequence ACTTAGTTGagtatctatttcaaaacagagagatgtattgtagctgttaaatctaatagCAACTGACCGTGACAATGAGGCATGCTCTATGCTCTGATCTGTGATGAAATGGGAAAAAGGTAAAGTAAATTAAGTTTAAGTTATAAGGTGAGATTAAGGGAAAAAATATTAGGTTGATCTCCATCAAGTTGGCCCATCGGCTAATTGGGTCCTttatccgcgccctgatcggggacgtccaacCGTTCTTCTGGTTGATGGGCCTCCGTTGCGCAGCGtaataaataggaggtgggggctgaggctcgaggtacgaggttcaccacaGCCGCAAGCGCCTCACCGAGGTTCCTAGCCTAGTCCGATATAAAAGGTGGAGAAGCACCACTgccttcaccgtcgcctctgcacAGCGTCGAACGTCCACACCGCTGCCGGGACGCCACTAGAGCGCTATCCCGTCGCCGACCTCATCACCGACACGTCGCGGCCACCTTGTTGACGGCGCCACCGCCACGACTATGTTTTGATGAGATATATTATCGAGTCCTCGTATTTAAGTTATGTTTTTACTACCCCGTACGCGCTGCCTGAGACGGCGCGCACGTGGCATTGGCGTATCCTTGCGGCGGTTGCGGGACAAACACCGGCCACCTGCTTCATCGCATCTTCATCCGGTTCACGCATCCCCCTGGTTCAGATGGCACATCGCTCAGAAAAGGGCCGATCAGGCCTCTTTTAGAGTTTCACGGAAGGCCGCAGCAACCGAAAAAGGCAGCTACTTCTACTTCCGCACCAATTCGTGCCTGACCGAGTCCTGCGTCACAAAAACAGTAGTGGCATCACCGGCCCGTGGAAATCTCGTCTTGTTATCAAGGGCTCGCCGCTCGCATTGTTCCATTGGCAAAACTCTTATCACACATTGTGCTCCAGAAGCAAACCTGCAAACGACAAGAGGTGAGAAATGCAATTGCAATCCATATCTGCTCATCAGACTGTTGTCGTCTTGTGCTTGTACACATTCAAATCCGGTCATCATCAACAAAACATAAATACTGGTCATCTGCTGGTTCCATCAGTCCTAATAAAGTTACACATGCGTGTAACTTCTGTACAAACCCTCAGCTAGAACGACAAATACTCCTGAACAAAATCTTACAAACCTACAGTAATAAAAATCCCATAACCCATAGCAGCTCTGAGATTTTTCACAAGGAGCAGAGGGGACACCGCACTAGCCCGTTCTCGTTGCACTCGGGGCACCGCCTGAAGGTGCCCACCTCCTCGAGGAACACCTTGCAGCTGCCGGAGCATTCCTCGCAGGGCACGAACCGCACGCCGCCGCAGCTGGAGCACGCCTCCAGGGCAATGCCCTTGCCGCCGGAGCTCGGCGGGGGCGCCATCTCGCAGGCCTCGAGCGCCTTCGACAGCTCGCCGGCCTCGTGCATCCGGCGGACCTCCTCGGCGCCGCCCAGGTGCCTGCCGTCCGCGAACACCTGCGGGATCCTGCTGCCCGCGGTGGAGCCCAGCGCGGCGTGGAGCTCGTCCTTGAACCCCGAGTGCATCGACAGGTCGCGCTCGTCGACGCGCACGCCGTAGCTCTGGAGAATGGACTTGGTGGACCAGCAGTCCTCGTACGTCTTGCGGATGCCGCGGAGGCTGGTCAGGTACAGCACCACCTTCCGGGCGCTGTCCGGCGGGGGCGGCAGAgccggcggctgcggctgcggcggcgccaGCTTGGCGAGCTTCGCGTCGATCCTCTGCTGGAATGCGCTGACCCGCGCGCGCACGATGCCCGGGAACCTCTGTATCTCGCGCTTCTTGACGCCCACCTCGTCGCCGC is from Miscanthus floridulus cultivar M001 chromosome 7, ASM1932011v1, whole genome shotgun sequence and encodes:
- the LOC136464504 gene encoding uncharacterized protein At3g28850-like; this encodes MGCTGSRHALRGGVRGGGRSPHARSRSGGVHHTVALKSSKLGSLSLDRDEEEMMKWRDDGGVVGAAKTTPLPLKPQLMRRQKQVPGSPAKTQVREPEVINVWELMDGLDDKDEEGDADGEERREKSAPGSPEFDPDVIAEFRKALDEIPPPPDDPGIEECIKKPDGLGGGGGGDEVGVKKREIQRFPGIVRARVSAFQQRIDAKLAKLAPPQPQPPALPPPPDSARKVVLYLTSLRGIRKTYEDCWSTKSILQSYGVRVDERDLSMHSGFKDELHAALGSTAGSRIPQVFADGRHLGGAEEVRRMHEAGELSKALEACEMAPPPSSGGKGIALEACSSCGGVRFVPCEECSGSCKVFLEEVGTFRRCPECNENGLVRCPLCSL